TTTTAATACAGATTTTACAAAACATGGAAAATCTACAGATCTCTTTTACGGTCATTTAGCCTCATTACATTAGTTGTatatcatttcctgtgtgtttttgaatttaACTTGAAAATGATTGCTACTGTTCGTATGTGTCTGCTGGGTCAGGTgaagaaagtcaaacatctgGCTTGTTAAGACCCCAATATTTTTATCAGGAGTTGCTGAAGACCAcaatagagagaaaaagaggatgaATTTTACACATTAGCCAAAACAGTTTTGTAAACGAATTAAATAGTTGATTGATTGAGTAAAAACAGTTAATTTCACGGAAAAATCTGTACCTTTGTCCTTGCCAGATGATGGTCCACAGGGTTCCGAGTTGGATGCTCATCAGTCTTTCTCCAAAGCTTCCCGACGTCTGCACGAAGTCAGACTGGTTCTCCTGGGTGAGCGTGAAACAGGAAAGAGTTCTGCTGGGAATACTATCCTGGGAAAAAATGACCTCTTCCAAGTGGGGACAGTAACTGAGGAGTGCATCCGTCAACAAGCGGAGGTGTCCATGCGGCTGGTGACGATGGTGGACACACCGGGCTGGGAGGCAGGCGCAGCAGGTTCTACACCGGAGAGGGTGAAGAGGGAAATTGTTGGTAGTGTGGTCATGTGTCCACCAGGGCCCCATGCAATCCTGCTGACTCTGAGAGTGGATACACTGGTAAAAATGGGACATGTGAGAGAACATCTGGAGCTTTTGGGTGAGGGTGTATGGAGACACACTATCTTGCTATTCACCCACGGCGATCAACTTCGAGAGGGGGTGGATATTGAGCAGCACATCCAGGGTGGGGGCAGGGACATGCAGTGGCTGCTGGAGAAATGCCGGGGCAGATACCATGTCATCAGCAACttagatggaggaggaagaggaagtgaaggCCCCACCAAGGTGACAGAGCTCCTGGAGAAAGTGGAAAAGATGGCAGCAACAAACAGGTGTGAGGCTTTTTCCACCCTGGTTCAGGACGTCCGGGATCTGAGCAGACAAAGGAACGAAAAGTTCAACCAGCGCCTGAAGGACATGGGAGATAAAATGGTTCGTCAGGCAACAGAGTTGAAGAACatgagagacagggagatgaAGAGCATCAGAAGACTCTTTGATTGGAAGAGGAAGGTAAAATCACCTGGGAAGGCTGACATTcaaagggaagaagaggaagacgaGGACAGAAGGGCTGGTGAAAGGAAGAATGATATTGGCGAGCTAGAAGAGAGGATACGATGGCTGACAGAGGATAAAGAGAGGGAAATTCAGGATCTGAACATAGAAAACGAGAGAAACCGTGTAGCACTAAACCAAAGTAGAAAAGAAAGGGACGAGACAATGCTTAACCTGgggctaagagagagagagattgaggaGCTGAAAGAAAGAATTGACGAGCAGCAACTGAAGCTGCTCGACCTTGAACGTGCCGCTGTAGAAAATGAACATGAGAGAAAAAAGTGGGAGGATGCCTTTGGAGCGAAGAAACAAGAACTGAGGAAAGAAGTGGAGAAACTGGAGGAAACTATTGAGCtgcacaagaaagaaaaagcaaagtggATTGAAAAAGCTGATTCTTTAAAAGTTGAAATGGACGAGACCAAAAGACACTACAATGCTGTTCTTGAGAAACAACAAGAAGAAAATAACAGGGAGATAACAAAGCTGGAAGAAAACCTAAAAAAGGAGATGGAAACAAAATtgtctgaaaaagacaaagagcaggACGAACTGAGAAAGAAAGCCTCAGAGGAAAAGCAGATGGCTCTCGAAAATAttaaacagtatgaaaaagaTATGGAAAGGAAAGTTGAAGAAATGAAATCACAACACAAGaaagagctggagagaaaaatgcaagaaaaagaaacagcagtacAAGACATTAAACTGCAGCATCGAGAGGAGATGGCCCGAAAAATCAGTGAAAtagaaaaaatgacagaggcAGCGAAAGTTCAACACCAAATAGAAATTGATCAGACTTTGAAAGAAAAGGCTCATGATATGCAAAGGATCAAACAGCTGTATGAAAAGGAAATAAGGGTCATACAGCAGGAAAGCCAGAGGCAGATTGCAGATCTGAGAGAGCAgtttgcaaaagaaaatgaggaacaTCTGCaagcaaaaaagaaatatatagcAGAGCTAGAACAAAAGTATCAGgctcaaataaaagaaaaaatgctagaaaatgaaaaagacaaggaAATGATTCATCTAAATCACAAAAACGACGTGGCACAAAAGatgcaacagaaacataaagaaacagAAGCCTTAAAACTGCAGCATCAGGAAGAAATGGcaagaaaaatcaatgaaatggaaaaactgaTGGATGCAATGAGGGCTGAACATCAGAAGGAAATagagagaaaagtgaaagaaaacaaggaagatATACAAAGGGTACAGCAACAGTACttggaaaaaataaaggaaatagaggaagaaagaaaaagagagactgacGAGAAGAAAGAACAGTTGGCAAAAGAAACTGAGAAACAACTGCAGGAAAGACGAACCGAGATAAGAGAGTTAGAACGAAAATATATCACCCAAATAGAAGAAAAGGTCCtggaaaatgagaaagagaaggaaaagattaatcaaaacaatgaaaaatacattttggaaatactgcaagagagagacagactaacAGAAGAGTTAAAACGTCGGCACAGTGATGAAATCGAAGAAAAGATGCAAGAAAGTGAGAAGGAGAAACAAAGATacaagaaagagatggagagaacggtggaggaaagggaaaaagagattGAGGAGATGAAACTGAATGCCAAAGAACTTAAGGAAAAGCTGGagcaaaaggaagagaaagaaatgaatcatttaaattacaagaaagaaacagagcaaagactgaacgaaaaggaaaaagaaactgaggaGATCAAACTAGAGGTCAAAGAACTGAaggagaaactgcaacaaaagGAAGAGACGGAAATAGACCATTTAAAATACAAGAGAGAAATGGGGCAAAGACTAGAAGGAAAAGAACGAGAAATGGAAGAGatgaaagaacatttaaaacaactcGAGCAAACCCTGcgacagacagaagaggaaagagaaagggatcAATTAAATCACAAGAGACAGATGACGCAGAAACTACAAGAAACAGAACGGGTGATAGAAAAATTGAACCAGCACATAAATGATATTGAAGAAATTCTGCAacgaaaagaagaagagagaggagaaattaTTCTAAGCcaaaagaaagaggcagagcaACGActgcaagacagagagagagagatggaggagaggaaactaCAGCTTTTAAACGAAGTGGAGAGAAAgctaaaagaaaaggaaactgagATTGAAGGTATTAAACACCAGGCCGACTCCAGGGAGATGAGATGGAaggaagagcagaagaagaaggatgagaaaacagaaaatgagatgaACAAGATGATAGAAATCCTTGACAAGAAAACTAAAGAAATAACACAAGCACAGTGTCTTCttgcacagagagacagtgaggtgGATGAGGCAAAAAAGACATGTGCAAACTACTTAGAAGTAATTGAAGATTTGAAAGAAAGCAATAAAAACCAGAGCTCCAGTATCATTGAGATACAGCAACgtcacacagagcaggagaggaaaaaagaggctGACATGATGGAAAAACtgcaggaaaaagaagaggagctggagcacctgaggcaaagagacagagaaaacgaGAGAGAGATCATCCAGCTGAGGCTAACAATCGAGCAAACAAAGTCAGAGCTGAACAATCTCGCCAAGAAGATGGAAAAGGAGATGACAAGCATGATTCAGGAATATGAAAAGGAGGTTGCAAGAAGAGACGAGAACATCGAATCAGTTGCAAAAGAGAAGGACGATGCAATAACTCGTTTGAAGGAAGAAAGTCGGCAGAAATACGAGGAAAGTCAAAAGAGAGTTGGGGAGCTTCAGGAGCAAAATGAGAAGATGAGAAAGGAGACAGACAATCTCAAAATAAAGTatgaggagctgaagaaggagaGCGAGGAGGAAGTTAGGAATCATCTCAGAGGATTTGAAGAGCAGGTAAAGAGCAAAGAATCTGAAATCCAAATAGTTCTTAAAGAGAGAGATCTGGAGGTTCTGGcattaaaagaggaaaatgacAAACTGCAAGTAGAGATAGAAaggatgaaagacagagacgaCGAGGCAAACATGAAGATGAATGAGCTGAGAGAGCATTTTGAGAAACAGCTGATTGAGAAACAAAGTGAGTTCAGAATTAAGGATGAGGAGATTGAACAGAAATtcttaaaaagggaaaaacaagtAAGGGAGAGGGAACAGGGGCTGAGTAGGAACGAAGAAGAGCTGAGCAAAAGAGGACTCCAGTTGGATGCAAAAGAGGTAGAGCTTGTTGAAAAAGAGGTAAAGCTTGAAAGTAATGAACAGGAACtcagaaaactgaaagagaATCTGGAGAAACAAGTAAAACAGCAAGAGAGAATAGATCAATACGAGCAAGATGTGAAAATGAGAGCACAGAATattgagaaaaaggaaagggagCTAGAAAGCTTGCTTAGAGCTCTGGAAGGTAAACAAAGAGAGCTAAGCTCTCACGGACAAGATCTTCAGCAGAAGGTAAAAGGGCTGAAAGACCAGGGGAAAGAATTAAAAGACATGGAGCACTACTTAAAAAATGAAGAGCAGGAGTTGCTCAATTGGAAGTCAGAGCTGCAGATGCGAAATGAACATGTAAACTCTACAACTCAGCAGTTAGATGAGATGGGGAGAGACTTGGCTTTGCTGAAAGAAGAACTtcacaaaaaggagaaaaatttAAAGATCTTGCTCAACAAACTGGACAAATGGGAGCAGAATCTTGAAGCACGAGAGGCAGAATTACGTGAAAGAgggcaaagagacagacaacatGAGGCTCACGACAACATGAGAGTCCATGAGGTGGATTTTTTCAGTCTGGAAGACGCAGCTGAGAGCTCAGAGGACGATGTCCATATGATGTACCAAGAGGTCAGTGAGAGAAGggaaaagggaagaggaaaagagtcAGATAAAGGAGAAAGCACAAAGGATGGGGAGGATCAGACGATGGAAACAGCATCgtcagctgcagagagcaatAACTGTCACCTTGAAACACTAAAAGATATAGAGATGGCTGATGAAATGGAAGGGGTGAGAGGAAGAGGGTTAGAGATGAATAAGAAAAATGGCAGAGAGGAACTGGAAAGGGAAAGGGTTATCAGTGATTTGAGGTTGTTTTCTCAGAGTCAGGGTCACAGAACTTCAAACAACAAAGACTCTCCTGGGTCAGATTTGAGGGTGGTGGTGTTAGGGGAGTCCTGGTCACCTCTCTCCCCACCTGGAGTCACCATCCTGGGTGGAGAGGCCTCCGAACTTGATGGATCTACCTTCCGGTCTTGGAAAGGTCAGATAGCTGGGAGACACCTCGCGGTTGTAGAGCCGCTAGGTTTGAGGTGGCGAGATGGACCAGACCCAACAAACACATTGCAGAGGAAAAGTCTTCTCGACAGTATCTCCTGGTGTCGCCCAGGACCTCACGTCGTCCTCCTGGTCATGCCGGCCTTCTTAACCTGCACACGGAAGTACAGGAGAGCTGTGGAGGAGCACATGAGTTTGTTTGGGGGAGAGATCTGGCAACGCACCCTGGTGTTGTTCACATGGGGGGAAACTCTAGGGGTGAGTGCGGAGCAGCACATCCTGAGGAATGGGGAACTGATGGGGCTTGTGGAGAGATGTGGGGGCAGGTATCATGTGCTGACCAGCAAGAACACCCACTCTGTCATTGAAGGATTGTTTGAAAAGTTGGAGGGTGTAGTGGCTTTGAACAGCGGAGAACAGTAATGAGACTGTGTAAAATTTATAATGTAAATACTGTTATGCTGTTGTGTGAATATGTTCCAATAAATTtatggaagaagtactcagatcttTAATTTCAGTAAAACTATTAATATCACAGAATAAAAATTCCCCTTTCCAAGTAACAGAACTGCATTTTAAGTAAAAGAATATATCAATTTTAGTCCAGCAGATCTCAACTGGCTTTCTTTGGTTAAATTTTGGATAcccacaagacaaaaaaaaaactgaaaacctgGTTTAATCCTGAACAGTGTGACCAGTAACTATGgttgacaaataaataaaaaggaataaacAAGTAATaacagtaaagtaaaaagtaaTAATATTCTTCTCTGAGATTTAGTAGAACATAAGTATATAAGTATAAGTTCCTCAAACTTGTACATAAGCACAGAACTTGAAACCTGCTTAATGAATGATTCGTATAAATATCCATTAATTATTCAttactttaacaaaaaaaaaaaaaaacataaaattctgaATGAACTGCAGACCCAACATGATTTTTCAGACAAATCTTAGCTGATCTACTCTTTCTCCACAAGATGGGGACCTTGTGTCAGTGTAGAGTTGACTGAGCACCAAGGCAATCAGTGTTGAAAGTCACTGATGACAAGGAGTTGATGGTGAAAGTATAGTGAAGCtagtcaaatatatttttttaaccatgttTTACAATTTTCTGTGTAAATGGCTACTTTTAAAAGGAAGAGTACACAAAGCCTGACTAGCAGGCCCGTGCTTCTTCTTGACTGGAGGTATTTCAGGAGAACCAAACCATCTCGCAATTATAACCCCAGGGAGCCTCCCGCATGCTGAGAGGACTCCTGCTTTGACAAGTAAATTATGACTCTTGATGAGAGGAGTACAGCTTTCTCAGAATGCAATTTTTGACAGCCAGGAAAATGCGGGTGGATACATACAACAACTTCCATCATCTGCGGAGCCAGATGCAACATCCAAAAACACTCGTGTGCAATCATCAGGCTAATAATTATGGAGTGTGAGTGCTGGTCTGTATCTAACATGGCAGCAATGTTTTTTAATCTGTCCATTCAATGTGAGCTGCCTTTAGAGGCAAAATGAGAGGGTGTTGTGTCAAGATGGAGCCCTGCTTCTTTGATCATCTCCACGGGGTGGGACCGTTTTCAAAGCGTCTGGggagaaattaagaaaaaaaaagttgtcaaaTTGCAGCTGATGCAGACataattttcatacattttagtATAATGTTTCAAAGATATCAGGTATCCAACACAAACTCAGCCGTAATATGTCATAAGCATTTTCAGATCCTTAGATTTATCATCACATATCTCATTTATAGTATCACAACACttgatttattgattataaGCTTGGATTGATTACATGGTGCATTGATTACAAAGAGCTGGTTATTAATGgattagtttaaaaaatgttttaagcgGTTTGAAGTTTCAACCTCGTCAACTCTGCAAGACAAAAACTTTTGAATGCATCATTAAAACACGTttcacaggcagacaggcaggaaagGGGTAGttcgacattttgggaagtacGCATGTTCGCTGTACTGCTGACAGTAAGATGATAAGATCAATACTTCTCTCGTGTATGAccagtaaatatgaaactacagccagcagcctgcTAACAAAGTGACTGCTGCACATAACAATGACGTGAGAGCGGTGTCAGCTTTCGCATCATCATCTCCACAAAATATTAAACTActggtttaaaatgaaatacattgtgTCCCTAATGACTGTGGACATTTTATTGCTTGAATTAAGTactggaaaaggaaaacacagaatCTGTGGATATttgaaagcaagaaagaaaacgAAAGCAAGAATGTTAAACGTTAaattacagggaaaaaaaagacatttcttaaCCCCAGAGAGATGCACTGATGATCTAAAAGTTTGTTAATACCGAGGTCGGAGAGGTTCAGGCATGAGGATTTAGAAATTACAAGcatgtaaaaatgtgtgtgtgcgttttttttttaaagcaaactaTGATCTCAAAAGCCATCACACgctttcttcttttcattcaAGGACGtttaggaaacaaaaaaaatcaccaccATATCTGTGAGTTCGAAGGTGAATCCTTGTACCACATCAGCATTGTCACGCTGAATGGTGCAAACAGTGAATGATAAAACCACTCTTGGGCACTCATTTCGGTTTTAGCCGGCATTAGTTCAGATTAAGGCAACATGGTAACCCtaatttatctttattttgaGCCTTTTAAGGTCCTGAATTAGGCTTTTTGGGAAATATGGATGGGGCCACATTTACATGCACCACAATAGACAGGAACAGCACAGTCAATCATGTCTACAAATGTTGGAAACAAAATTACTGGGCTGTGTTAAAACAGAAGTTAATGGCTGGGCTGATTTTTATTAAGGTCTGTGCACTCTCATTTGAATAATGGTCTTTCCaacaatgttttttcttttcagtactTGACCCAGGAAGGAAATAAATGTGATTCCGCTTTAACACCTCCATTAATATTCAAGTGGCTTTAATACTCCAGGTTTATTTCTGACACACCATAATTAGCACAGCAGTCTGGCGCTAGTTTATGGTAAATCATGTTCTGATTGTGCATTTGGGTGGTGGTACAAAAAGAACGACTCTCATTGCAAAAAATACATGGCTATTGTGAGGAAAGACTACCTAGTAGTCggtattttgaaaaacaaaaataattttgtcatcaaatacatacataattattttgttctctgtgtttgaggTTGATTCATTGTAACACGAAATCAGCTTTTCTTACATGTGAGTTGTCATTTTGACTAAGTGCTAATCACAGCGTATCTCACTTTGAATGAActggtctatttttttttttttatcactgtgAAACTTTGATTTAGACAaattcttcttgttcttttgaGGCCTgttgacaaaagaaaacaccctGTTGATTTGGCCTTAAACTATGAACATTTACAGTTAAATAGCTCTTTAATTCATCCTCAAGTGGACTGTTCAACTCACTTTAAAGTTGATGTTAATTAGCTGTTAATTAATGGATTTTGGCTCAGGTGTCCTGCAGTGCTCCAGAAAGTAAGTGGGACTTTTAGAGTGAAATCCTGGACGAGCATTTTCTATGACCTGGCAGCCCCAGATTTACTCTTATTAATATCTTATAACTTATCATAAAGAATTAGTAAATTATGCATTAACCATTAAAAAAAGCCACTAGTGCCATAAAGCGTGCCTTCATTTTAGCTGGCGAGGCGTCATTTCACAAAGATGATGACAGCGCTCATTCGTAATGTCTGTAAAATGGTAATTTCAAGTAAGGGTGGAAACACCAGCAACACGCTGAAACATCATTCTGTGCAACATGAGCTATAATTCCAGGAACACCATGTATTTGACACTCTGCATGAGTGCCCCTGCCTCCCAACCGAGCAGCTTGTTAATTACTAAGGGTAAATACCTTATGTTATAACAACATCAGCGACAGGCAGGTTGACTAAGAAAATCTAAATGAAAATAGCTGTTTAACAGAGGAGCTTTCACACACCTGAGTCACATGCATGCTTTTTTCCtgatttcctgtttcaacactGTGCTCGGACTCAGTGATAATGACACTTAAGACCTGTGTAATCAGGATTCGTTAAGGGAACTGATAAAGGTTTGGACCAATAAGCATAATCGACAGCAGCACTGTTCTCAATAAAATCCTATCAGTTCCCATCCCATATGGGTATTTGCATGATCTTGGCTGCAAAGGTCAACACTGGTCCCTGGAGGGTGAGGATTTATATTGAACCTGATGGACCATGAGAAGTTCTAGATCTGCCCACAAAGTCCCGCCCCCCCCTTCTCCAAGTCGGCTTCCCCCCTCCCAGGGGGAACGTTTAGATAACGTTAGCCTTTCAGAATTAGATAGCCTTCTCGAACCAGTTACATAAACCACCCATGGTTCCACACACACCCTTTGGAGTCTGTATCTAAAATagttgaataaataaaaaacacacatccgCTGTGGGAACAAATACCTATTGGGAGGGCCACGAAAGCACAAAATGCTGGTGTAATGAGGTGGCCAAAAACTAGATCAGCTAAAACTTTTGCTGATCTTGAAACAAGCACTGACCGCTGATATGTAAATGAAGaaatcacaatttaaaaaaaaaaaaaaaaaaaaaaaaagagttctgAGTATTTTCGACAaaaatttaaatctttttcaatAGAATGTGAAAGATTTATTACCAGATTCTGGCAGTTTCGTGCTTCTGTGTCTTACTTCTTCACCTCCCCTGCTCTGTCCTTTCCTGacaagggaggggagagagagagagagagagagagagagagcgaggaagaggagacgATGCTGCAGATGATGAATCCCCCCTCTGGACTGCATCCTTTCCGGCTGAGTGCGTCCAGTGGGCCAGAGCCAGGTCCTGGAATCTAGCTAATGAGACACACCCCCCCGAGGGGTCTGTGTTGTCCTATTGGCCGAGAGGCTGGTGGTGGCCCAGACGATTGGCTGATTGAGTCCTGTGCAAGCAGCTGTCAGAGCATGTTGCAAATCAAAGTCACAGTATTCATATCCAGCATGGCACACAGTGAAGACACTAAATGAGCAGAGTGAAACGTACACTTAAACCAACATTTGAAAAAGTACATGAAACTATAAAAACTACAGGCTGAATCTGGAGTCTGAAACATGTATTTGACGTGACCACACGTGCAGATGATAAATGATTTTCAGGTGATGTATGTGAGGAAATGTGCCTCATGCTGAGACCCTaattcatattaaaaaaaatttaagctTTTACAGTAGCAACATTTTTATTCTTCCTGTATCTAATACATTTTATACGCCACTGTTAACTCTGTGTCTACAGCAGGCTTACGGTTTTTGATCTTTTATGTGCTGAGCTTTGCTCTTATGGCTGAATGAGTTATGATGCCTCCGCAGAGAATCATCATTGAAGGCTCTAATTCAATCTTTTTCCATGGTCCCATTGAACTGAAACGCACTGAGACGTCACAAGACATTATCCAGACACGACTGCTAACTTCCACTCactgtgaaaaaatatatacacatatagattttatttattcagtgagATATCTGAAGAAGACCtttgacaatgaaaacaacGTGTTGTCGCATGAACATCTTGcagcatgaataaaatattgtattttttactATGTGCAAAAAGCAGAACCTCTCATCTGGAAAGTCCTACAAATATTTTTAGTTGCTCCAGGACTTAGATAAGCTGTCCTAAACATGATGTGGACTCTTGCTGCAAAAAGGAACATCATCTTAAGCCTTGACCTATACATTATAGACAAATTATCTCAAATACTTGAACACATTTCCAGTATTTTGCTCAAGAACGAGACCAAAAGGTGCAAGTTCAAGACATTAGAAAAGTACTACAGTCCAGCGAGGGATGTGTCAAACCTGCTGCTTCTTCACCACATCTTTGACATCTtgcttctctgtctcagtgCTCTCGGAGCTGTGAGGCGAGTTCAGCTGAAGGTCAGGATGCAAGAAGAGGGAATGATGAACATTTATGGTCGTAAGTGAGTGCCCTCTGATCAGCTCATGGTGGCAGATTCctgaagactgaaaaacagcaggaaaaaagagaggaggaggaggaggtagagggTATGGGTACaaacaaagggaaagagagggaaagggaaaaTCGAAGGCATGAGTTTGGCCTTGTAAGGCAGAATGTGGAGTAAAAAGCTAACACATTACAGGCCCCTGGGTACGCACATGTAAAAGGACCCACACTCATCCTGCATACGAGTAAGCtgcatctctttgtagttgttttgcatctctctgttttttttttttttgcatctctttgcaGTCGAGTTGCATCTTTTTTATGGTtgtttgcatctctttgtggttgtttgatGGTCCATTTGTAGTCATTTGATTGACTTTCCGACCATAAATGttaacagtcacacacaaaaagagggtCAGGCCCAGGAGCCCCTTGACCCTTTGGACCCTTAGGCCCAGGAGGAAAAGAGTGACGCAGCAGAGGGAAAGACATATGTACAGATCTGCGGTCAGATCTCAGAGACCGAAAGCTGCTGCATATTTTAGTCCACACAGTCAAAGCAGCATGTCTTTGAGTGTCGAAGTGCATCGAGTGAGCACATTCACATCTGTTACAACTCCTGtcagctcctctctcccttctcctcccacgttcccatctctctcttttctctctttctcctccgtTTCATAGTTTGTCAAATTGCATCACTTCATGCTCTCCGTTCGCTTTGCCCCTTTAATCATCCGGCGGAGGCTCTGTCCTCATTTGGATGGTCATAGAGTCAGTGTGTGCCATTGTATTCGCCTAATTAATCAAAGCTAGATCACGTAATAGCAGATGTGATAATGTCTGAATGCCTGGCAGCAGGGGTCAAAAGTTCACAGAGGATGAGCGCTCTCTAGTGGTGTTCCACAGTGCACcatctgtgcagtgtgtactCTTTTGCTGTGTTTCGCTCATAATTTAATGCACACGGATGTATACACTGTACAGATGCACGCATGCATGAACGTCCACCCTTGGGCAATAGTTTTGgcaatgttcttttttttttttttatgctgtctcttcctgtgtactgacacacacacacacagaagtacactcaaacacaaaaacagacactcaCAGGAAGCCTAATCCAGCAGATCCTTGAATGACCGGTTTGCCTTATGTGAGCTACATTATATAAGAGAAAAAAGATTCGTATGACAGACTAGCAGGGAATTACATGGCTGTACAAACttattacacacatgcacacacacacacacacacacacttttatgtCAACCGCTGCAACAGAACAAGAGatttttttaaccacatttaAACTCCTTACTCTCTTAATCTCTCTGTAAAACAGAACAATGTACGTCAGAGTATTATTACAACATGTCCAAGTTTAGGCAGGGCAGACCTAACCCCATAGAtcctcaaacacacattaacacacacacactaaccgcTCCCTCAGGCCCCTGTAGAATATTCCACTGGAAAACACTTGGACGTGATACCATTCAGTGGCCGTCCAGGCTGTACATTTGAGTAGAATAGCTCATTCAGAGAGTCGTCTGGCACCTTGTAACACCTTTCACCTTTCCTCTGGGATTATATGAAAGGAGGAGTTATTCCATTTCAGTTTTATCTCGATTACCCTCATAAAAGTTTAATGGGCTGGCAGAGAACGGGAGTCACAGCCCTGGATGAAGGTGATGAGCAGATTAAAGATTAATTGTGTACATATAATGAAGTCGGTCTTGGAAGGACTACTTTTCTCCTGCTTAGGTcaactttgtgttgtgtttacgtGTATGTGAGTGCATACTAGTTTGAGAGACTAtgtttgctgcctgtgtgctgtctGTAGAAATAACTGTGTACAAGGCGTAGCTAAAACAACCACAGCAGCACGTGATAGAGGACTTTAGACCTGGATtgtaacccttttttttttttttttttttttttacaatgggAGAATTTACAATTTGTAAGTGGCaaaaaatgagaggaaagaaagaaagaaagaaagaaatacacacaagcaaaaataaattatgACCACACCACAAAAATCTTATTTTGCCTGAGTCAGAAGGTTTTACAGTAGGTGCAACATACAATGTCCTGTTTAATTTTTCTAGATTCTAGAGCAGCAACTTGCCTTACTTTGTCTTGCTTCAAGATACTGACACACATTCTTTAAAGCACCTTCAAAGAAGTTGATCTGTATTATGAACATGCTGAA
The sequence above is drawn from the Toxotes jaculatrix isolate fToxJac2 chromosome 23, fToxJac2.pri, whole genome shotgun sequence genome and encodes:
- the si:dkey-185m8.2 gene encoding trichohyalin isoform X1, with amino-acid sequence MDTTDENCSPSTVVNSVYPVRCTEEVLLPAFTDESLQAAMASQHPPASKSVPNPLPEIRLVLLGRKGTGKSAAGNTILEGGFESGKPTEECVKRRAVVEGRKVMVVDTPGWEWYYPLNSTPNWVRRETLRSVSLCPPGPHAVLLVVRSCASVNDAYIMEIEEHLEPLGKDVWEHTMLLFTRGDELGLTTMEQRILTSGLALQRLLRKSGNRYHVLNNRSKGDGAQVKELIRKLEQMVDGKKDGKSHLEMGNSVLLGLEADGKRRARERRKKQRQMEAQMQRETIKAAVTNDGPQGSELDAHQSFSKASRRLHEVRLVLLGERETGKSSAGNTILGKNDLFQVGTVTEECIRQQAEVSMRLVTMVDTPGWEAGAAGSTPERVKREIVGSVVMCPPGPHAILLTLRVDTLVKMGHVREHLELLGEGVWRHTILLFTHGDQLREGVDIEQHIQGGGRDMQWLLEKCRGRYHVISNLDGGGRGSEGPTKVTELLEKVEKMAATNRCEAFSTLVQDVRDLSRQRNEKFNQRLKDMGDKMVRQATELKNMRDREMKSIRRLFDWKRKVKSPGKADIQREEEEDEDRRAGERKNDIGELEERIRWLTEDKEREIQDLNIENERNRVALNQSRKERDETMLNLGLREREIEELKERIDEQQLKLLDLERAAVENEHERKKWEDAFGAKKQELRKEVEKLEETIELHKKEKAKWIEKADSLKVEMDETKRHYNAVLEKQQEENNREITKLEENLKKEMETKLSEKDKEQDELRKKASEEKQMALENIKQYEKDMERKVEEMKSQHKKELERKMQEKETAVQDIKLQHREEMARKISEIEKMTEAAKVQHQIEIDQTLKEKAHDMQRIKQLYEKEIRVIQQESQRQIADLREQFAKENEEHLQAKKKYIAELEQKYQAQIKEKMLENEKDKEMIHLNHKNDVAQKMQQKHKETEALKLQHQEEMARKINEMEKLMDAMRAEHQKEIERKVKENKEDIQRVQQQYLEKIKEIEEERKRETDEKKEQLAKETEKQLQERRTEIRELERKYITQIEEKVLENEKEKEKINQNNEKYILEILQERDRLTEELKRRHSDEIEEKMQESEKEKQRYKKEMERTVEEREKEIEEMKLNAKELKEKLEQKEEKEMNHLNYKKETEQRLNEKEKETEEIKLEVKELKEKLQQKEETEIDHLKYKREMGQRLEGKEREMEEMKEHLKQLEQTLRQTEEERERDQLNHKRQMTQKLQETERVIEKLNQHINDIEEILQRKEEERGEIILSQKKEAEQRLQDREREMEERKLQLLNEVERKLKEKETEIEGIKHQADSREMRWKEEQKKKDEKTENEMNKMIEILDKKTKEITQAQCLLAQRDSEVDEAKKTCANYLEVIEDLKESNKNQSSSIIEIQQRHTEQERKKEADMMEKLQEKEEELEHLRQRDRENEREIIQLRLTIEQTKSELNNLAKKMEKEMTSMIQEYEKEVARRDENIESVAKEKDDAITRLKEESRQKYEESQKRVGELQEQNEKMRKETDNLKIKYEELKKESEEEVRNHLRGFEEQVKSKESEIQIVLKERDLEVLALKEENDKLQVEIERMKDRDDEANMKMNELREHFEKQLIEKQSEFRIKDEEIEQKFLKREKQVREREQGLSRNEEELSKRGLQLDAKEVELVEKEVKLESNEQELRKLKENLEKQVKQQERIDQYEQDVKMRAQNIEKKERELESLLRALEGKQRELSSHGQDLQQKVKGLKDQGKELKDMEHYLKNEEQELLNWKSELQMRNEHVNSTTQQLDEMGRDLALLKEELHKKEKNLKILLNKLDKWEQNLEAREAELRERGQRDRQHEAHDNMRVHEVDFFSLEDAAESSEDDVHMMYQEVSERREKGRGKESDKGESTKDGEDQTMETASSAAESNNCHLETLKDIEMADEMEGVRGRGLEMNKKNGREELERERVISDLRLFSQSQGHRTSNNKDSPGSDLRVVVLGESWSPLSPPGVTILGGEASELDGSTFRSWKGQIAGRHLAVVEPLGLRWRDGPDPTNTLQRKSLLDSISWCRPGPHVVLLVMPAFLTCTRKYRRAVEEHMSLFGGEIWQRTLVLFTWGETLGVSAEQHILRNGELMGLVERCGGRYHVLTSKNTHSVIEGLFEKLEGVVALNSGEQ